The DNA window GCCAGGAGGGTGAGCGCGCCGATCTTCAGCCACGCGTTGCCGCCGAAGCCGACGAGCTCCGAACCGGTCGCCGCGACGGCGCCGATGAGGAACACGGACGCCGCGCCGTAACAGAGGAAGGCGTAGGTCGGCAGCGACGCGGTCTTGCGCACCTCGCCGCCGATGGTCATGTAGACCGCGGCGAAGGCGGCGGCGGTCAGCGCGAGCAGGTCGCCCTCGAACGCCCGGAACGAAGCATGGAAGTCCACCCCCGACAGCACCAGCACCCCGGCGAACGCGACCCCGATCCCGGCCCAGGCGCGCCTGGGGACGTGATGGCCGAGGACGCGCGCGACGATCGCGGCGAAGATCGGCTGGGTCGCGGCGAAGGCCGTCGCCGACGCGACCGAGGAGAGCTTCGCGGACGGCGTCCAGGTCGCGAAGTGCGCGCCGAGGATGAGGCCGGATATGAGCGCCAGGACGGTGGTCCGGCGCCCGAGCCCGCGCAGTTCGGCACGCAGGTTCTTGCGCAGGAGGACGTACGGCCCGAAGACGGCGGCGGCTATCGCGTTGCGCCAGAAGGCGATCGCCATCGCCGGCGCCGCGGTCGCGGCGATAAGCGGGCCGGAGATGCCGGCCGCGCTGACCGCGACGCCGAGCACTGCGATGTCGGCCTTGGGCGGCCGGTGGACGGCGGAGACGCGGAGCGGGGCGAGCGTGGGGATTGCGGGCGCGGTAGCGGCGCTGTCCGCGGTCACCTGCGGGTCCGGGTCACGGGTAAGCCCCTGTCGTGAAGGGTGGTCCTGTCGGCGGACAGCAGGGTAGCCGGGGGTGTGCGCAGGCCTGCGGGGTGCTCAGCATGCGGGAAGAACGGGGCGTTTCGGCAGGCGTGTCCCGAGAAGGCGATCGCGCCGCGCGAGGTGTGAGACGCTACGGCCATGCCCGAGCAGCCCGAGCAGACCACGGACACCCAGCGCCCGAGCGCAACCGCCGAGCCCGCGACCACGGCCGCCGCCGCGTCGCAGCCCGGCACGTCGAAGTCTGCCGCCTCGCAGTCCGACGCCTCGAAGCCTGCCGCCTCGCAGCCCGCGGCCTCGCAGCCCGGCGCCTCGAAGTCCGCCGCCTCGCAGCCCGGCGCCTCGCAGCCCGGCACGTCGAAGTCCGGCGCCTCGCAGCCCGTCGCCTCGCAGCCCGGCACGTCGAAGTCCGGCGCCTCGCAGCCCGTCGCCTCGCAGCCCGGCGCGTCGAAGTCTGCCGCGTCGAAGCCCGCCGCCTCGAAGTCTGCCGCCTCGCAGCCCGCCGCCGACCCCAAGCCGAGCCAGACCCCCTGGGTCCCCGAGCCCGACTTCGACGCGGCCCTGATCGAGGAGGCCGCCAAGAAGTCCGGCCTGGTCTGGCTGAGCCCGGCGGGCCTGTCCGCGAAGGGCGACGCCGCCCGCGCCAGCGGCCCGCAGGCGGTGTGGCACGTGTGGCACGACGGCGCCGTGACCGTCGTCGCCGGCGGCGCCGAGCAGCCGCTGCCGCTGTACGCGGTCCCGGGGCGCGTGGTGGAGGTCGCCATGCGCAGCAAGGACCAGGGCGGCCGGCTGATCAGCTTCCTGAGCCAGGTCGAACTGGTGGTCCCGGGCACCCCCGAATGGGGCGCGGCGGCCGAGGCCCTGCATGCCGAGCGCCTGAACCTCGCCGAGGGCGACAAGTACCAGCAGCGCTGGGCCGCCGAGTCGGCGATCCTGCGCATGCGCCCGCTCGGCGGCGCCGTGGCCCCGGACGGCGGTTCGGGCGCGGCGCGGCCGCTGCCGACGCCGGCCGCCACGCTCGGACGGATGCCTCGGATGATCGGCGGGGTGCCGCGTGAGAAGGAGAAGGCGGGTAAAGCCGGCAAGGCGGCCAAGAAGCGCCGGTAGGGCTATATGAAGAGCAGCGGCGGGGCGGCGGTGAGCGGCACCCGCCGAGCGACCCGCTAGCAGCGCCCGCCGCCAACGCTCCCGGCCCGGGCACCGAACCCGCAACCACCTCGACCACCCGTTCGGCAGAACCCCGGCATTCACCCCAAACCCCCCGGGTACCGACCGGCCATGAACCGTGCCGCCCTCGAAGCCGCCAACGCCGACCTGAACGAGCGCGGGCGCAAGGGCCGCATCGGCTTCTTCGTCTTCATGGCGCTGCTGATGCAGTTGGCCTTCGTGGTCTCCTACACCGGCGCCATGCACGGTCCGCAGCGTCCGCACCGCATGCCGGTCGGGGTCGTCGCGCCGGCGCAGGTGGTGCAGCAGTTGCAGAAGACCTCCGACCAGTCCGGGCCGCTGTTCACGCTCAAGCCCCAGGCCAGCCCGGCGGCCGCAGAGGACGCCATCAAGCACCGGCGGGTCCTCGGCGCGTACCTCCCGGCCGCGGTCGGCAGTACCGACCAGCTGCTGGTGACCACCGCCATCGGCCCGGCGGCGCCGCAGGCGCTGACCATCGCCTTCACGCAGGCCGCGCAAGCTCAGCAGCACACGCTGCAGGTGAAGGACGTGCTGCCGCCGCATCGGGGCGACGCCGAGGGCCTGGTGCCCTTCTACCTGGTCATCGCCTGGACCGTCGGCGGTTATCTGGCCTCGACACTGGTCGGCCTGATGGGCGGCATGAAGAGTGCGACGCCGCGGCTGGCGCTGGAGCGGATCGGGATGCTCGCCGTCTACAGCGTGCTCGGGGGTATCGGCGGCACGCTGATCGTGCACACCATCCTGGGCTTCCTCGGCGGCGGCTGGTGGACGCAGGCCCTGATCGGCATGCTCGTCGTCTTCTCCGTGTCGGTCTTCGCCAACGGCCTGCAGACCTTCCTCGGGCTGGTCGGCACCGGGATCGTGATCGGCCTGTTCGTAATTCTCGGCAACCCCTCGGGTGCGGGTCCGTGGCCGCGGAACATGATTCCGGGGTTCTGGCGGGTGATCGGGCCGTGGCTGCCCAACTTCCAGGGCACCAACGCGGTGCGCGGTGTGGCCTACTTCCACTCGCAGGGGCTCTCGACCGCGCTGTGGCTGTTCGTTGTCTACGCGGCGATCGGCGTGGCGTTGTCACTGGCCGGAGCGGGCCGTGACAACGCGATTCTGCGGATGAGCGAGCATTAGAGCACAATCGCGGGATGCGCGACTTCATCCAGGGCCTGCCCAAGGCCGAGCTTCACGTCCACCACGTCGGATCGGCCTCGCCGCGCGTCGTCGCCGACCTCGCCGCCCGCTACGAAGGCGCGACCGACGTGCCGGCCGATCCGGAGCGGCTGGCCGAGTACTTCACCTTCACCGACTTCCGGCACTTCATCGAGCTGTACCTGAACGTCGTGGACCTGATCCGCACGCCCGAGGACATCAGGGACCTGACCTACGGCGTGGCCCGCGACATGGCGGCGCAGAACATCCGGTACGCCGAGCTGACCTGCACGCCGCGCTCGCACCTGCGGCGCGGCATCGACGGGGCGGCGTACCTGGAGGCGATCGAGGACGCGCGGGTGGCGGCGCACCGCGACTTCGGCCTCAGCCTGAAGTGGGTCTTCGACATCCCCGGCGAGTCCGGGCTGGAGGCCGCCGAGGACACCATCGCGCTGATCGAGGCCCGGCAGCCCGAGGCGCTGGTCGGGTTCGGGCTCGGCGGGCCGGAGATCGGCGTGCCGCGGCCGCAGTTCGCGCCGTACTTCGAGCGCGCGCTGGCCCTCGGGCTGCACAGCGTGCCGCACGCCGGGGAGTCCACCGGGCCGGAGACCGTCTGGGACGCGCTGCGGCACCTGAAGGCCGAGCGCATCGGCCACGGGACCTCGCTGGTACAGGACCCGGAGCTGATCGAGTACCTCGGCGAGCACCGGATCCCGATCGAGGTCTGCCCGACCTCCAACATCGCCACCGGCGTGGTGAAGGACCTGGACCTGCACCCGATCCGGCAGATGGTGGACGCCGGCCTCGTGGTCACGGTGAACAGCGACGACCCGCCGATGTTCGGCACCGATCTGAACCACGAGTACGAGGTCGCCGCCAAGCTCCTGGGCCTGGACGAGCGCGGCGTCGCCGAGCTGGCGAAGAACGCCGTCGAGGCCTCGTACCTGGACCCCGCCGGCAAGGCCGCGCTGGCCGCGGAGATCGACGCGTACACCGCCCAGGCGCGATGATCGGGAATGGCAACGCCCGCACGACAAGTTGGGAACACGCATGACGCTTGAGATCTCGGACAAGGCCCGCGCCCTGCTGGAGAAGCCGGTCCTGGTGGACCTGGCCACCGTCCGCCCCGACGGCTCCCCCCAGGTGAACCCGATGTGGTTCAAGTGGGACGGCGAGCTGCTGTGGTTCACGCACACGAAGAACCGCCAGAAGTACAAGAACATCGCCCACGAGCCGCGGGTGTCGATCTCGATCATGGATCCGGACGACAAGTACGAGTACCTCGAGGTCCGTGGCGTGGTCGAGGTCGTCGAGGCCGACCCCGAGGCCACGATGTACCAGACGCTGTCGGAGTGGTACGACGGCAAGGCGATCGTCCCCGGCGACGCGAAGGACCGCGTGAAGATCGGCGTGCGGCCGACGAAGCTCTCCGGGCACTGAGAAGGTAGAAAGCATCCGGCCCGGTTCGGCGAGCGATCGCCGGGCCGGGCCGTTTTCGCGCCACCTGAAACAGCCGCCTGAACCACTCGCCTAAAGCAGCTGCACCGACTCCGCATAGTGGCAAGCCGCCTTGTGCACCGCGTCATCGCTCGTCGCCATCCCGCCGGGACCGCGCCCGACCAGCAACGGTTCCTCGTCGACGCACTTGCGCTGCTGCTCGGAGGTCAGCGTCAGGAACTTCGGGCAGCGGGTCCGGAACCGGCAGCCCGAAGGCGGGTTCGCCGGCGAGGGCACGTCGCCCTGCAGCAGGATGCGCTGGCGGGTCCGCTCGCGCCGGGGGTCCGGAATGGGGATCGCGGAGATCAGCGCCTGCGTGTAAGGGTGCTGCGGATGGTCGAAGAGCTGGTCCCGGGGGCCGAGCTCGACGATCTTGCCCAGGTACATCACCGCCACCCGGTCGGCGATGTGCCGCACCACCGACAGGTCGTGCGCGACGAACAGGTAGGCCAGGCCCAGCTCGTCCTGCAGCTCCTCCAGCAGGTTGATCACGCCGGCCTGGATCGAGACGTCCAGCGCCGACACCGGCTCGTCCAGCACCAGCAGCTTCGGCCGCAGCGCCAGCGCGCGGGCGATGCCGATGCGCTGCCGCTGGCCGCCGGAGAACTCGTGCGGATAGCGGTTGCCGTGCTCCGGCTTCAGGCCGACGGTCGCCATCAGCTCCTCGACCTTCTTGCGGCCGACGCCCTTGTCGCCGTAGAGGCCGTGGATGCGCAGCGGCTCGGCGATGATCTCGTTCACCGTGATGCGCGGGTCCAGGGAGGCGAACGGGTCCTGGAAGACCAGCTGCATGTCGCGGCGCAGGCGGCGCAGGTCGTTCTTGCCGACGGTGGTCAGGTCCACGCCGTCGAACACCACCTGGCCGCTGGTGGCCGGCTGCAGGTGCAGCACCGCGCGGGAGGTCGTGGACTTGCCGCAGCCGGACTCGCCGACCAGGCCCAGGGTCTCGCCGGGGGCGATCTCGAAGGAGATGCCCGAGACCGCCTGCACCACTCCGACCTGCTTGCGGAACAGGCCGCTGGAGCGGATCGGGAACTCCTTGACCAGGTTCTTCACCGTCAGCAGCGGGGCCGCGGCGGCGGTCGGGGCAGCCGTCGGGGCGCCGGAAGCCACCGGGGTGCCGGCAACCGGAGCGCCGGAGTCCGCAGGGACCGTGGGGTCAGCGGGCACCGTGGGGTCAGCGGCAGCCCGGGCATCGGCAGCCGGGCTGCCGGAGTCGGCCGAGTCAGCCGAATCAGCCGAATCAGCTGGCACGGCCGCAGCGGCGGAACCGGCCGAGTCCGCGGGAACAGCCGAGTCGCCGGAGTCGGCCGGCTCCGCGGGGTCGGCGGGCGTCGGGGTGGTGGTCACTGCGCGGCTCCGCTCTGCGGGTGCGGGTCGTCCGGGTGCGTATCGGCCGGGGCCGGGGCCGTGTCGGGCCGCTCGCCCGGCGCGGCGTTCGGGTCGGTGCTGAAGATGTCCATCGCGCCCTCGTGCGTCAGCAGGTCCGAGTGGTGGCAGGCGGCCTCGTGGTCGGCGCCGAGCGCCGGGAGCAGGGCCGGCTCGCTCTCCAGGCAGATGTCGGTCCGCAGCGGGCAGCGCGGGGCGAAGGGGCAGCCGGGCGGCAGGTTCACCACCGAGGGCGGGGTGCCCGGGATCGGGGTCAGCTTCTCCTGGGAGCGCTGGTCCAGCCGGGGCAGGGAGCCCAGCAGGCCCACGGTGTACGGCATGCGCGGGTGGTAGTAGATGCCGTCGATGGGGCCGATCTCGACCGGCTTGCCGGCGTACATCACCAGCACCCGGTCGGCCTGGCCGGCGACCACGCCCAGGTCGTGGGTGATCAGCACCATGGCGGCGCCGGTCTCCTTCTGCGCCGCCCGCAGCGCCTCCAGCACCTGCGCCTGGACCGTCACGTCCAGTGCGGTGGTCGGCTCGTCGGCGATGATCACGTCCGGGTCGTTGGCCATCGCGATCGCGATCACCACGCGCTGCCGCATGCCGCCGGAGAACTCGTGCGGGTACTGGTCGATCCGCTTTTCCGGGGAGGGGATGCCGACGATCTCCAGCAGCTCCATGGCGCGCTTGCGCGCCACGTCCTTGGAGACGTCGTTGTGCGCCAGCACCGCCTCGGACAGCTGCCAGCCGATCTTGTAGACCGGGTTGAGCGAGGTCATCGGGTCCTGGAAGATCATCGCGATCTTCTTGCCCCGGACCTCGGTCATCTCCTTCTCGGTGAGCCCGAGCAGCTCCCGGTCCCGGAACAGCACCGAGCCGGTGATCCGCGCGGTCTTGGGCAGCAGCCCCATGACCGCCATCGAGGTCACCGACTTGCCCGAGCCGGACTCGCCGACGATGCCCAGCACCTCGCCGGCGTGCAGGTCGTAGGAGACCCCGCGCACGGCCTTGACCAGTCCGTCGTCGCCGGGGAACGTGACGGTCAGGTCCCGGACCGACAGCACGGTGTCGGCGGCCGGGACCGTGCCGGCCGGGAACCCGGTGTTCTCTGGTGTCATGCGCGGGCCTTCGTCTGCGTCGGGTCGAGGGCGTCGCGCAGGCCGTCGCCGATGAAGTTCACGGTCAGCGCGATCAGGATGATGAACAGGCCCGGGAAGTAGAACAGCCAGCCCCGGCCGCCGGTGGCCGCGGTCTCGCCGCTGGTGATCAGCGAGCCCAGCGAGATGTCCGGGAACTGCACGCCGAAGCCCAGATAGCTCAGCGCCGTCTCGGTCAGCACCGCGGCGGCCACCAGCAGCGTGAACAACACGATGATCGGGCCGGCCACGTTCGGGATGATGTGCC is part of the Catenulispora sp. EB89 genome and encodes:
- a CDS encoding DMT family transporter; its protein translation is MTADSAATAPAIPTLAPLRVSAVHRPPKADIAVLGVAVSAAGISGPLIAATAAPAMAIAFWRNAIAAAVFGPYVLLRKNLRAELRGLGRRTTVLALISGLILGAHFATWTPSAKLSSVASATAFAATQPIFAAIVARVLGHHVPRRAWAGIGVAFAGVLVLSGVDFHASFRAFEGDLLALTAAAFAAVYMTIGGEVRKTASLPTYAFLCYGAASVFLIGAVAATGSELVGFGGNAWLKIGALTLLAQFLGHTLFNRVVKTTSATVISTAVLLEVPIAAVVAAVFLHQIPSVWAIPGALLILGGLLLVVTANRGRDAH
- a CDS encoding DUF3533 domain-containing protein, whose translation is MNRAALEAANADLNERGRKGRIGFFVFMALLMQLAFVVSYTGAMHGPQRPHRMPVGVVAPAQVVQQLQKTSDQSGPLFTLKPQASPAAAEDAIKHRRVLGAYLPAAVGSTDQLLVTTAIGPAAPQALTIAFTQAAQAQQHTLQVKDVLPPHRGDAEGLVPFYLVIAWTVGGYLASTLVGLMGGMKSATPRLALERIGMLAVYSVLGGIGGTLIVHTILGFLGGGWWTQALIGMLVVFSVSVFANGLQTFLGLVGTGIVIGLFVILGNPSGAGPWPRNMIPGFWRVIGPWLPNFQGTNAVRGVAYFHSQGLSTALWLFVVYAAIGVALSLAGAGRDNAILRMSEH
- a CDS encoding adenosine deaminase, translated to MRDFIQGLPKAELHVHHVGSASPRVVADLAARYEGATDVPADPERLAEYFTFTDFRHFIELYLNVVDLIRTPEDIRDLTYGVARDMAAQNIRYAELTCTPRSHLRRGIDGAAYLEAIEDARVAAHRDFGLSLKWVFDIPGESGLEAAEDTIALIEARQPEALVGFGLGGPEIGVPRPQFAPYFERALALGLHSVPHAGESTGPETVWDALRHLKAERIGHGTSLVQDPELIEYLGEHRIPIEVCPTSNIATGVVKDLDLHPIRQMVDAGLVVTVNSDDPPMFGTDLNHEYEVAAKLLGLDERGVAELAKNAVEASYLDPAGKAALAAEIDAYTAQAR
- a CDS encoding PPOX class F420-dependent oxidoreductase, giving the protein MTLEISDKARALLEKPVLVDLATVRPDGSPQVNPMWFKWDGELLWFTHTKNRQKYKNIAHEPRVSISIMDPDDKYEYLEVRGVVEVVEADPEATMYQTLSEWYDGKAIVPGDAKDRVKIGVRPTKLSGH
- a CDS encoding ABC transporter ATP-binding protein; this encodes MASGAPTAAPTAAAAPLLTVKNLVKEFPIRSSGLFRKQVGVVQAVSGISFEIAPGETLGLVGESGCGKSTTSRAVLHLQPATSGQVVFDGVDLTTVGKNDLRRLRRDMQLVFQDPFASLDPRITVNEIIAEPLRIHGLYGDKGVGRKKVEELMATVGLKPEHGNRYPHEFSGGQRQRIGIARALALRPKLLVLDEPVSALDVSIQAGVINLLEELQDELGLAYLFVAHDLSVVRHIADRVAVMYLGKIVELGPRDQLFDHPQHPYTQALISAIPIPDPRRERTRQRILLQGDVPSPANPPSGCRFRTRCPKFLTLTSEQQRKCVDEEPLLVGRGPGGMATSDDAVHKAACHYAESVQLL
- a CDS encoding ABC transporter ATP-binding protein: MTPENTGFPAGTVPAADTVLSVRDLTVTFPGDDGLVKAVRGVSYDLHAGEVLGIVGESGSGKSVTSMAVMGLLPKTARITGSVLFRDRELLGLTEKEMTEVRGKKIAMIFQDPMTSLNPVYKIGWQLSEAVLAHNDVSKDVARKRAMELLEIVGIPSPEKRIDQYPHEFSGGMRQRVVIAIAMANDPDVIIADEPTTALDVTVQAQVLEALRAAQKETGAAMVLITHDLGVVAGQADRVLVMYAGKPVEIGPIDGIYYHPRMPYTVGLLGSLPRLDQRSQEKLTPIPGTPPSVVNLPPGCPFAPRCPLRTDICLESEPALLPALGADHEAACHHSDLLTHEGAMDIFSTDPNAAPGERPDTAPAPADTHPDDPHPQSGAAQ